The Hevea brasiliensis isolate MT/VB/25A 57/8 chromosome 1, ASM3005281v1, whole genome shotgun sequence genome has a window encoding:
- the LOC110631608 gene encoding uncharacterized protein LOC110631608 has protein sequence MGTVEKPVNEVHDLGSSQETVVSAVDNGEGLTGIVEERNHEHQWKQSNLILEIPSRTLEDSLQDSVGIKNPSSPSPTPRRVNFLLTPSSSDARACGSPGPSSSRGKSSLRSLLPKLSFKSRILTLDVEKAANLPPDSSCTMPREKPSISRSLSITKIFTPRMKRTSSLPVTSIAISNPESTHEGSTGGALSSNGKGAQQQMSRSLSVPVNNKERNMRRMDSFFRVIPSTPRLKEGDVITNASPGNDTETDDTDGEDIPEEEAVCRICLVELCEGGETLKMECSCKGELALAHQECAVKWFTIKGNKTCDVCKQDVQNLPVTLLRIQSVSARTARTSRGHQADANGHRVWQEVPVLVIISMLAYFCFLEQLLVGNMGTGAIAISLPFSCVLGLLSSMISSTMVKRRFVWVYASIQFALVVLFAHIFYSLVNLQAVLSILLATFAGFGVAMGGSSILVEILRWKRRWNVQSEQLHGSYMITGPGQFPRTVNSSERSFRDRHRNEVVNTETLSGS, from the exons GGTGAAGGCTTGACAGGAATAGTTGAAGAACGTAATCACGAGCATCAGTGGAAGCAGAGCAATCTCATTTTAGAGATACCCTCAAGAACATTGGAAGACTCCTTACAGGATTCTGTTGGAATAAAGAATCCCTCATCACCTAGTCCAACTCCTAGGAGAGTAAATTTCCTTTTGACACCTAGTTCTAGTGACGCAAGAGCCTGCGGGTCCCCAGGCCCCTCCTCATCTAGAGGAAAATCATCCTTAAGGAGTCTTTTACCTAAACTAAGCTTCAAGTCTCGAATTTTAACATTAGATGTTGAGAAGGCAGCCAATCTACCTCCAGATTCTTCATGTACCATGCCAAGGGAGAAACCGTCGATCTCAAGGTCATTATCAATTACAAAGATTTTCACCCCCAGGATGAAGAGAACATCATCACTGCCTGTAACTTCAATTGCAATTTCTAACCCAGAATCTACTCATGAAGGAAGCACTGGTGGTGCATTGAGTTCAAAT GGAAAAGGAGCCCAGCAACAGATGTCTCGCTCACTTTCAGTCCCTGTCaataataaagaaagaaatatgaGGAGGATGGATTCCTTTTTTCGCGTCATTCCTTCGACTCCTCGATTGAAGGAAGGAGATGTAATAACAAATGCTTCTCCAGGGAATGATACAG AAACTGATGACACTGATGGTGAAGATATACCTGAAGAAGAGGCAGTTTGTAGAATTTGTCTGGTTGAACTGTGTGAAGGAGGTGAGACCCTTAAGATGGAATGTAGCTGCAAAGGTGAACTTGCTCTTGCACATCAAGAATGTGCAGTAAAATGGTTTACCATCAAAGGTAACAAGACCTGTGATGTGTGCAAGCAAGATGTTCAGAATTTGCCTGTTACCTTGTTACGAATCCAGAGTGTAAGTGCTCGTACTGCTAGAACAAGTAGAGGTCATCAAGCAGATGCTAATGGACACAG GGTCTGGCAGGAAGTTCCTGTGCTTGTCATCATTAGCATGCTTGCCTACTTTTGTTTTCTTGAGCAGCTACTG GTTGGAAATATGGGTACTGGTGCAATTGCTATATCCCTTCCATTTTCTTGTGTATTGGGTCTCCTTTCATCCATGATCTCATCAACCATGG TGAAGAGAAGATTTGTTTGGGTTTATGCATCGATTCAATTTGCTTTGGTGGTTCTCTTTGCACATATTTTTTACTCATTG GTCAACTTGCAAGCAGTTCTATCCATTCTTCTAGCAACATTTGCTGGATTTGGTGTAGCAATGGGTGGGAGTTCTATACTGGTAGAGATCTTGAGATGGAAAAGAAGATGGAATGTTCAATCAGAACAGCTGCATGGTTCCTATATGATAACAGGACCAGGCCAATTTCCAAGAACTGTAAATTCCTCAGAAAGAAGTTTTCGTGATCGCCATCGAAATGAAGTTGTGAATACAGAAACTCTCAGTGGAAGTTAA